The sequence CCGCCAAGGGCTGTGGCCCAGGTCTTGGCTGGAGTTCTCCCTGGAACCAGGGCCCTTCGCCGTCGCTCCCCATGACCTCCACGCTCAGCTCTCCCACGGCCCTGGACACCACAGCGCCCCTCGATCCCGCCGTGGCCTTCGTGGCCCTGGCCCTGGCGGCTGTCTCCTGGGACGGCAGCCTCACCATGGCCGGCTCCAGGGCTCTGCGGCATGCGCTCGACTACCGCCATCCCTACCGCGATTACACCCCTGAGCAGATGGTGGGCCTGATGGATGGCCTGATGGCCACCCTGCGCCGCGATGGTCCCCAGCACCTGATGGTGCGTGCCGCTGAGGTGCTCAACGCCGGCCAGCGCGCCACCGCCTATGCCGTGGCGGCGGAGATCATGCGCTCCGATGGCCCCCTGGAAGACGACGAGCGCAACATCCTCAGCAACCTGGCCGCCACACTCCAGCTGGGCGACGCCGTGACGATCCCGGTGCACGCGGCGATGGATCTGCTGCATGCCGATCTCGACATGGCCTGAGCGCCCGCTTGGCCCGCTCCCCCGCCGTGCGGAAACCGTCACAGGCCAGGGGAGTTGGCCCATTGGGTATCAGCTAATGCGACATCAAGGCCGAACCGGTCGCGAAACTTCACGCACTTGTGATTTCGTTGATGTCCCTTGCGCGCCAGGTGGAACTCCTGCCCTTCGCCGGCAGCCGTTCCGGCCAAGCCTTTCTCTCCAGACCCCAGCCCTGTGATGAAACGTTGATCGCCGAGATCAGCCCCCAGGCGGCCTGTGAGCTCTTCTGCCATCGACAGCAGACCGATCAGCTGATGGTGCTGCGCGGCTGCATCGACCTGGTGGTGCTCCAGGAAAGGAGCCTGAGACGCATCTGTCTGCGGGAAGACGAAGGCGTCTGGGTGCGCATCCCCCCCGGCGTTCCCCACGGCGCCATCAACCGCGGGCGCACCCCAGCTCTGCTGGTGAACGCTGTGCTGCGTCACGGCCCCAGCGATCCCCGTGATTACCTGCCCAGGCGCGTGCCGGAATCGCTGCAGACCCAATGGCAGGCCCTGCGGGAGGAAGCTTGGGCCTGAAATCGCAGAGCCCCGGCGGCCGCAGCTCTGCGGAGTCCGGCCGCCGGGAGAATGGTGCTGCTCTCTGTCTTACAGCCGTGCCGCCCCGCTCCCGCTGGCTGCCTGTCCTTGCCCTCAGTGCGGCCCTGACCGTGGGGCTGCTCAGTCCATGGCACAGTCCCTGGCTGCGCAGTGCTCATGGCGCAGCAGCCGAACCCTTTCTGGCCTCACCCGTGCGGGGGGCAGTGGCGGTGATCGGCGGCGAGGGCGGCAACATCGCCGTGCTCACCGGAGCCGAGGGCACTCTCTTCGTGGATGCCAAGTTCGAGCGTCTGGGCACCGCCGTGCGCGCGGCGGTGAGGGCCCTGGGAGGCAGCGACCCCACCTGGCTGATCAACACCCACTTCCACTTCGATCACACCGACGGCAATGCCGGCTTCGCCCGCACCGGCGCCCGCATCGTGGCCCACCAGAACGTGCGTCGCCGCCTGGCGGAGGGCTCCAGCATTCCGGCCTTCAACCTGGTGACCCCTCCGGCTCCAGCGGAGGCCCTGCCTGTGGTGAGCTTCGAGCAGAGCCTGCAGCTCTCGCTCAACGGCGAACAGCTGGATCTGGAGTACCTGCCGGCGGCCCATACCGATGGCGACGTGCTGGTGCGCTTCGAGCAGGCGGATGTGATCCATGCCGGGGATGTCTGGTTCAACGGCATGTATCCCTTCATCGACGCCGGCAACGGCGGCACCCTGGCGGGGGCGATTGCCGGCGTCGATCGGGTCCTGGCCCTGGCCGGGCCCGACACTCGCATCATTCCGGGCCATGGCAGCGTCGGCAGCCGCGACGACCTCGCCACCTACCGGGCCATGCTCGCCACGGCCCAGCAGCGCCTGACGGCTCTGAAGCAGCAGGGGCTCGGGGCCGAACAGGCTGTGGCCGCCAAGCCCCTGGCCGACCTCGAGCAGCGCTGGGGGCAGGGGCTGTTCAGCGGTGATCGCTGGATTGAGGTGCTCTGGCCGGCTCTTTGAGGCATGCTGAGGACAACGTTCTTTCTTTCCTGCTGCGACCCGTGCTGCGACCTCTCCTGCCTCGCTCCCTGGCCACTCTGCTGGCCTGCTCGGGCCTGGCCCTGATCGCCCCTCCGGCCATGGCCCAGAAAGTGGTGCCCAAGATCGGCACCATCTGTCCGCTGGGCTATGTGGATCTGTTCAACGGCAAGTGCAGCAACCTGGGGGCCTTCAACTACACGGTCACGCCCACCAACGGCAAGGCGTGCCTGGAGGGCTGGATGAACGTGGGTGGTGGCTACTGCCGCAGGAAGAACTGACCACATCCCTCTGTGGGGCTGCCACCAAACAGCCCGTTTGCCCATGAGTGCAGTTGCTCATCGGGCTGATTCGGTGCGCGTTACCACGGATTTGCCTGGGGCAGACCCGAAACAGTGGTGTTCCAGGCGCGTGGACCCATGCTCGAACCGATGCTCGACTGTGGCTACCGCAATGAGCGCTCCCACCTGGTGATGCTCTGCTGCAGCGGATCGACTGGCTTCGCCCTTGAGAGGGTGATTTTCCCCTTTGAGCTGCTCACCTTCCATGCCCCCGCCGGCGCCACGGTGCTGATCTATGGGCCCGCTCCCCAGGATCCGGAGTTGCTCGAGAGCTGTGGCGTGGAAACGCTGTTGCTGGGGCTGGATGCCGCCGGGCAGCACCCGCTGCTGCCGCCGAGCATGGCGGCCCTGTTGCAGGACCTGCGCCAGCGCTACCTGCAGGACCCCAGTGAGGAAAACCGTCGCCACCTGGTGCAGTTCGAGCAGACCCTGCGCCACAGCCTGCCCACCTGAGGCCCGCTGGCCACCGCCCTGCAGGTGGTGCGGTTCACCGTCCCAGGGGCAACGCAAGCCACGGGGAGTGCAGAGCAGAATGGATCCATTGATGGGCTAAGGGTGCCATGGCCTCGCTTCAATCGCTCCGGCATGGTCCCCCATCGGCCCTCGTGGCCCCTGTGCTGGGCCTGGCGGCCGTGGGTGCCGTGGTGGTGATCCCCCTGGTGGCTCTGGCGGCCATTCCCCTGCTGGTGGCCACGATCCTGGCGGCCGGTGGGGTGCTGGTGTTCGGTCTCACCATCTGGGCCTCGATCGAGGGCCTGGCTGCCCTGGAACGCTGGCTGGAAACCGATCAGCGCTTCCAGAAGTAAGACGGCCTGGCCTGTTGGCGCCGCCGCAGTTCGACCTGGAAGGCCTGGCCCAGCTGCCGAGCCTGATGCTGGCGCCAGCGCTGCTGCCAGCCCACCAGCTTGAGTGCCACAAGCCCGCACCAGAGCAGCAGGGCGGGGGAGGAAAAACCAAGCTGGCCATGGGTCATAGGGCCATTCTGGTCGGCTGGGTTCCCCTCTGCCGCTGGGCGGTTTGTTGCACTGGGCAGCACAGCTGTGAGCGTTTTGGAACAGGTGCGGTTACCTTTGGGCCTCTTCAGCTACCGGAGTCAGCCGGAAGCCCATGACAGGCACCACTGCCGTTGACCTGCAGGGACTCACCCGATGGCCTGGCCGAGCTCGCCCCAAAGCTCAGTCAGCCTCAGCCCGGCTGCGTCGCTCCAACCGCGAGGACGCGCTTCGGCAGATCGACCTTGCCACCCTCGCTCAGGCGTTTCTCAGTCGGGAGGCGGTTTACCTGGGTCGTGGTGATTTCTGGCGCTGGGAGTTGGATGGCATCCCCCTATGGCTGGTGCCCCAGCTCCGGGACCTGGGTTTTCTGCCCTGATCAGGCCACTCCCATGGGCTCTGGGGAGTCTCCCCAGGTCCGTCAGAGGGGGGTTAGAAGCGCGACATCGCCGTGA is a genomic window of Cyanobium sp. NS01 containing:
- a CDS encoding DUF1830 domain-containing protein, which produces MLEPMLDCGYRNERSHLVMLCCSGSTGFALERVIFPFELLTFHAPAGATVLIYGPAPQDPELLESCGVETLLLGLDAAGQHPLLPPSMAALLQDLRQRYLQDPSEENRRHLVQFEQTLRHSLPT
- a CDS encoding MBL fold metallo-hydrolase, which encodes MPPRSRWLPVLALSAALTVGLLSPWHSPWLRSAHGAAAEPFLASPVRGAVAVIGGEGGNIAVLTGAEGTLFVDAKFERLGTAVRAAVRALGGSDPTWLINTHFHFDHTDGNAGFARTGARIVAHQNVRRRLAEGSSIPAFNLVTPPAPAEALPVVSFEQSLQLSLNGEQLDLEYLPAAHTDGDVLVRFEQADVIHAGDVWFNGMYPFIDAGNGGTLAGAIAGVDRVLALAGPDTRIIPGHGSVGSRDDLATYRAMLATAQQRLTALKQQGLGAEQAVAAKPLADLEQRWGQGLFSGDRWIEVLWPAL
- a CDS encoding cupin domain-containing protein translates to MSLARQVELLPFAGSRSGQAFLSRPQPCDETLIAEISPQAACELFCHRQQTDQLMVLRGCIDLVVLQERSLRRICLREDEGVWVRIPPGVPHGAINRGRTPALLVNAVLRHGPSDPRDYLPRRVPESLQTQWQALREEAWA
- a CDS encoding tellurite resistance TerB family protein produces the protein MTSTLSSPTALDTTAPLDPAVAFVALALAAVSWDGSLTMAGSRALRHALDYRHPYRDYTPEQMVGLMDGLMATLRRDGPQHLMVRAAEVLNAGQRATAYAVAAEIMRSDGPLEDDERNILSNLAATLQLGDAVTIPVHAAMDLLHADLDMA
- a CDS encoding glypican, which produces MASLQSLRHGPPSALVAPVLGLAAVGAVVVIPLVALAAIPLLVATILAAGGVLVFGLTIWASIEGLAALERWLETDQRFQK